The following coding sequences are from one Photobacterium angustum window:
- a CDS encoding alpha/beta fold hydrolase, producing the protein MTDNMLFYKTYLHPSSKEWVVFVHGAGGSSAIWYKQIKAYRQHFNLLLLDLRGHGKSNNMFKDMIANPYTFKSVTKDIVHVLNHLKIQSAHFVGISLGTIIIRNLAEIAPDRVKTMILGGAVTRLNTRSQILVKLGNMCKHIIPYMWLYRLFAYVVMPQKNQRESRHLFVREAKKLCQKEFKRWFKLATEVNPIMKYFKEKELSIPTLYLMGANDYMFIKPVKEMVQRHKFSFLTELKDCGHVCNVERPDDFNQHSIDFIKQHKASYTA; encoded by the coding sequence ATGACAGACAACATGCTTTTTTACAAAACATATCTACACCCTAGTAGTAAGGAATGGGTAGTGTTTGTGCATGGTGCCGGTGGCAGTTCAGCAATTTGGTACAAACAGATTAAAGCATATAGACAACACTTTAATTTGTTACTCCTCGATCTTCGTGGTCATGGTAAATCCAATAACATGTTCAAAGACATGATCGCTAATCCCTATACCTTTAAAAGTGTGACAAAAGATATTGTTCATGTACTTAATCACTTGAAGATTCAATCAGCACACTTTGTCGGAATATCTCTAGGTACAATTATTATTCGTAACTTAGCAGAGATAGCACCAGATAGAGTTAAAACGATGATTTTGGGTGGTGCGGTGACACGTTTAAATACCCGCTCTCAAATTTTAGTGAAGCTAGGTAATATGTGTAAGCATATTATCCCTTATATGTGGTTATATCGTTTATTTGCCTATGTCGTTATGCCACAAAAAAATCAACGCGAATCTCGGCATTTATTCGTCAGAGAAGCCAAAAAATTATGTCAGAAAGAATTTAAGCGATGGTTTAAACTGGCAACAGAAGTAAACCCCATCATGAAGTATTTTAAAGAAAAAGAACTATCGATACCGACATTGTATTTGATGGGGGCAAATGACTATATGTTTATCAAGCCAGTAAAAGAAATGGTTCAACGTCATAAGTTTAGTTTTTTGACTGAATTAAAAGATTGCGGGCACGTTTGCAACGTTGAAAGACCGGATGATTTTAATCAACACTCCATCGACTTTATTAAACAACACAAAGCCAGTTATACGGCTTAA
- a CDS encoding alpha/beta fold hydrolase: MQSYVIEDRKLTYLDQGTGPVLVLGHSYLWDSKMWQPQIEALSQHYRCIVPELWAHGQADVAPEKTRTLRDYADDVIALLDHLKIDNFSLIGLSVGGMWGAELAIKVPQRVTALVLMDTFLGYEPEVLHAKYFAMLNTIIEQQAIPEAIIDSVVPLFFRRQAEQYTPELVDGFRQHLASLKGDKAVAIAQVGKMVFGRRDTFDDIAQLKAPTLILSGMEDNPRPPLEAQLMHDEIKDSEYVLIPEAGHISNLEQPEFVTKQLEAFLAKHIER; this comes from the coding sequence ATGCAAAGTTATGTAATTGAAGATCGTAAATTAACGTATTTAGATCAAGGTACAGGCCCTGTACTCGTTTTGGGTCATAGCTATTTGTGGGACAGCAAAATGTGGCAACCACAAATAGAGGCATTGAGTCAGCATTATCGTTGTATTGTGCCTGAGTTATGGGCACATGGTCAGGCTGATGTCGCACCTGAAAAAACGCGTACGCTGCGAGATTACGCTGATGATGTTATTGCACTGCTTGATCACCTTAAGATAGATAACTTTTCGCTTATTGGTTTATCTGTGGGAGGCATGTGGGGAGCAGAGCTTGCCATAAAAGTACCTCAACGTGTTACAGCATTAGTATTGATGGATACGTTTTTAGGTTACGAGCCTGAAGTATTACACGCTAAATACTTTGCAATGTTAAATACAATTATTGAGCAGCAGGCTATTCCTGAGGCGATTATTGATAGTGTTGTTCCTTTATTTTTCCGTCGTCAAGCCGAGCAATATACGCCAGAGCTTGTTGATGGTTTTAGACAACATTTAGCCTCTCTAAAAGGTGATAAAGCAGTAGCAATTGCACAAGTGGGTAAAATGGTGTTTGGTCGTCGAGATACGTTTGACGATATAGCGCAACTTAAAGCACCCACTTTGATTTTATCAGGTATGGAAGATAATCCGCGTCCGCCACTAGAAGCGCAGTTGATGCATGATGAGATCAAAGATAGCGAGTATGTTTTGATCCCAGAGGCAGGGCATATTAGCAACTTGGAACAACCTGAATTTGTTACCAAACAACTTGAAGCTTTCTTAGCGAAGCACATTGAACGCTAA
- a CDS encoding MATE family efflux transporter has protein sequence MKLSSNTRTLTLDLFKMTWPMLFGVLSLMSFQLVDSAFIAQLGVLPLAAQGFTLPMQMVVIGLQVGLGIATTALISRVLGANEEVRAQQLGGLVVLVGGIGIALLCGVIWLLRDVIMHLLDAPEKVLPIIDTYWPVWLMSAWCGSMLYFAYSLCRSNGNTLLPGTMMMVTSLLNIVLDPLFIFKFGLGINGAAWATITAFIIGMLVVFPLVMKKKWLSFHWVGLNIIQSIKELGHIMAPAMMSQLLPPVSSMLATKLVAGFGAATVGAWALGSRIEFFSIVVVLALTMSMPQMVGKRLGKRDIQGIKTLINIAVTFVLAWQFIIAIIIFLLSSPLSSLLSSDVKVQQVLLMHLTRVPISLGALGVCMIMVSICNALAMPMRALFISAWRLFICFLPILWIGSQLAGLPGLFTGAMLGNFAAGSSAWIFYRKGLALIDKKYQFEVDAVR, from the coding sequence ATGAAACTATCTTCTAATACTCGAACTTTAACTCTAGACCTCTTTAAAATGACATGGCCGATGTTATTCGGTGTGTTATCTCTGATGAGTTTTCAGCTTGTAGATAGTGCCTTTATCGCTCAGCTTGGTGTGCTTCCACTCGCTGCTCAAGGCTTTACACTGCCAATGCAAATGGTGGTTATTGGTCTTCAAGTTGGTTTAGGTATTGCGACTACTGCATTGATTTCACGAGTGTTAGGTGCCAATGAGGAAGTCAGAGCGCAACAACTCGGCGGTTTAGTTGTGCTTGTTGGCGGTATCGGTATTGCGTTACTTTGCGGTGTTATTTGGTTACTCCGAGATGTGATCATGCACTTGCTTGATGCGCCAGAAAAGGTACTTCCCATCATCGATACTTATTGGCCTGTTTGGCTAATGAGCGCATGGTGTGGATCTATGTTGTATTTTGCCTATAGCTTATGTCGCTCCAATGGTAATACTTTGTTACCCGGAACTATGATGATGGTAACAAGCTTATTGAATATTGTTTTAGATCCGTTGTTCATCTTTAAATTCGGACTGGGTATTAATGGTGCTGCTTGGGCAACGATCACTGCATTTATTATTGGTATGCTGGTGGTTTTCCCATTAGTGATGAAAAAAAAGTGGTTAAGCTTTCATTGGGTAGGCTTAAATATCATTCAGTCGATTAAAGAGCTGGGACATATCATGGCTCCGGCTATGATGAGTCAATTATTGCCTCCTGTTTCTTCTATGTTAGCGACGAAATTAGTCGCAGGTTTTGGTGCCGCTACTGTCGGAGCTTGGGCATTGGGTTCGCGAATTGAATTTTTCTCTATCGTAGTCGTACTGGCTTTGACTATGTCGATGCCACAGATGGTAGGAAAGCGGTTAGGTAAACGAGATATTCAAGGGATCAAAACCTTGATAAACATTGCCGTCACTTTTGTTCTTGCATGGCAATTTATTATAGCGATCATCATTTTCTTACTGTCGTCACCATTAAGTTCATTATTGTCATCTGATGTCAAAGTACAGCAAGTGCTTTTAATGCACTTAACACGCGTTCCTATCAGTCTAGGCGCATTGGGTGTTTGTATGATTATGGTATCGATTTGTAATGCGCTAGCAATGCCGATGCGCGCATTATTTATTTCAGCTTGGCGTTTGTTTATCTGTTTCCTACCGATTTTATGGATAGGATCGCAACTTGCAGGTCTTCCTGGTCTATTTACTGGAGCAATGCTTGGTAATTTTGCAGCAGGGAGCAGCGCATGGATTTTTTATCGAAAGGGTCTTGCCTTGATCGATAAAAAATATCAATTTGAAGTAGATGCAGTAAGATAG
- a CDS encoding nucleoside triphosphate pyrophosphohydrolase family protein, which translates to MKLSALDQPLFDHLYRDIREFRSTFDLDIESPQTLDTQADALHTSLAVEEMTELAEADSLVEQADAIVDSVYVLMGRLVHLGDKQVEDNIGISYLIDILLQMSARLGIDFMACWNEVHSSNMSKVCRNAEEYADTEAFYAKQGVALTASTKGDYIIAKCAQDVDLDGKIIRKGKVLKSVYYRPADLVKLVIR; encoded by the coding sequence ATGAAACTGTCAGCGCTAGACCAACCTCTTTTTGATCATCTTTACCGCGATATTAGAGAGTTTCGTTCCACATTCGATCTTGATATCGAATCACCTCAAACACTTGATACTCAAGCTGACGCATTACATACATCACTTGCTGTTGAAGAAATGACAGAACTAGCAGAAGCGGATTCTTTAGTTGAGCAAGCTGATGCGATCGTTGATTCTGTTTATGTGTTAATGGGGCGCTTAGTTCACCTTGGTGATAAACAAGTAGAAGATAATATCGGCATTAGTTATTTAATTGATATTCTTTTGCAAATGTCAGCGCGCCTAGGTATTGATTTTATGGCTTGCTGGAATGAAGTCCACTCTAGCAATATGAGTAAAGTGTGCCGTAATGCTGAAGAATATGCTGATACTGAAGCGTTTTATGCAAAGCAGGGCGTTGCACTAACGGCTAGCACCAAGGGTGATTATATTATTGCTAAGTGTGCTCAAGATGTAGATCTTGACGGAAAAATCATTCGTAAAGGTAAGGTATTAAAATCGGTTTATTATCGACCTGCCGATTTGGTCAAACTTGTTATCCGCTAA
- a CDS encoding glycerophosphodiester phosphodiesterase family protein, giving the protein MIAGHRGARAVAPENTLISMKAAADAGAKWIETDTQLCEDLVPVIIHDKSVRRCTNGSGSVRHKTLQELKQLDAGSWFSPEFAGETIPTLHELLAACDEYGLNLNLEIKVHYEEEVTLQVTKTIEAIKNYGFDPERLILSSFSYNAVNQCLEQWPEVRRGLIIEDWVPDIERLDEKLKLYSIHLDHHLLNEKLAKEIIHAGKVLQIWTMNDPKKVAKFNRWGVSTIITDDPALLISALND; this is encoded by the coding sequence ATGATTGCAGGACACCGTGGTGCTCGCGCTGTTGCACCAGAAAATACATTGATTTCCATGAAAGCTGCCGCTGATGCAGGTGCAAAATGGATTGAGACTGATACTCAACTTTGTGAAGATTTAGTTCCTGTTATTATCCATGACAAAAGCGTACGTCGATGTACGAATGGTTCAGGGAGTGTTCGCCATAAAACGCTACAGGAATTGAAACAACTTGATGCTGGTAGTTGGTTTTCACCAGAGTTTGCAGGAGAAACCATTCCAACGTTACATGAACTACTCGCTGCTTGTGATGAATATGGCCTTAATCTTAACCTTGAAATAAAGGTACATTACGAAGAAGAAGTGACCTTACAAGTTACCAAAACCATTGAAGCAATAAAAAATTATGGCTTTGATCCAGAACGTCTTATTTTATCCAGTTTTTCTTATAACGCGGTTAATCAGTGCCTAGAGCAATGGCCTGAAGTACGCCGAGGGTTAATTATTGAAGATTGGGTACCTGATATTGAACGATTAGATGAGAAATTGAAGCTGTATAGTATCCATCTCGATCATCATCTTCTCAACGAAAAACTTGCAAAAGAAATTATCCATGCGGGTAAAGTACTGCAAATTTGGACAATGAATGATCCTAAAAAAGTAGCCAAATTTAATCGATGGGGCGTATCAACAATCATCACTGATGATCCAGCATTGTTAATTTCAGCACTTAACGACTAA
- a CDS encoding cation:proton antiporter, producing the protein MSVYDTICIMAAIAVFISIINHKIGRFQTTIAITGWSIAISLILLALTSFGYISLNKENALIELIQHIKFEDFLLKGVLGFLLFAGALNIDLDHLKDQKFEITFLALASTLFSTFFIGIVLWLIFSLIGIELNFIYCCLFGALISPTDPIAVLAIVKKLKAPQRISTQIEGESLFNDGVGLVIFVTIFEVAFGKTAPTVSGTALLFIREALGGIAFGAVLGGIFHYLIKGSSDNMMRLILTMLIPTFGYVLGEHLEVSAPLAMVVSGILIGNITRKYISEQSANQMAHLWELVDEILNAVLFLLIGFVMITFSFHSIDIIAVIIAIPLVLLSRYLSIRLSYIGFTRYRQYNPESIKILTWGGLRGGLALAMAMAIPAHIYLPSHPDVSVKEIIVLMTYAIVIFSILIQGSTITPMIMKAKAVDNKPF; encoded by the coding sequence ATGTCAGTATATGACACTATATGTATTATGGCGGCAATTGCGGTCTTTATTTCAATCATTAACCATAAAATTGGGCGTTTTCAAACAACAATTGCTATTACGGGTTGGTCTATCGCTATCTCTCTTATCCTATTAGCATTAACTAGCTTTGGTTATATTTCATTAAATAAAGAAAATGCCTTAATAGAGCTTATTCAACATATAAAATTTGAAGACTTCCTATTAAAAGGTGTACTTGGTTTCTTATTATTTGCAGGCGCATTAAATATAGATTTAGACCATTTAAAAGACCAAAAATTTGAAATTACCTTTCTTGCTCTTGCCAGCACCCTATTTTCTACTTTTTTCATCGGCATCGTATTATGGTTAATCTTTAGCCTTATCGGTATTGAGCTCAACTTTATTTATTGCTGTTTATTTGGTGCACTTATCTCTCCAACTGATCCAATTGCTGTATTAGCAATTGTGAAAAAATTGAAAGCGCCACAACGTATTTCTACTCAAATTGAAGGTGAATCATTATTTAATGATGGCGTCGGTTTGGTTATTTTCGTCACTATTTTTGAAGTTGCTTTTGGAAAAACAGCACCAACTGTATCTGGTACTGCACTACTTTTCATTCGTGAAGCCTTAGGTGGTATTGCTTTTGGTGCAGTGTTAGGCGGTATCTTCCATTACCTCATTAAAGGTTCAAGCGATAATATGATGCGCTTAATCTTAACTATGCTTATTCCTACCTTTGGTTATGTATTAGGTGAACATTTAGAAGTTTCAGCCCCTCTTGCAATGGTTGTTTCAGGGATCTTAATTGGCAATATCACGCGTAAATACATTTCAGAACAATCAGCAAACCAAATGGCGCATTTATGGGAATTAGTCGATGAGATTTTAAATGCCGTATTGTTCCTTCTTATCGGTTTTGTGATGATCACCTTTAGCTTCCACAGCATTGATATCATTGCGGTTATTATTGCGATCCCACTTGTATTATTAAGTCGTTACCTAAGCATTCGCCTATCTTATATCGGCTTTACACGTTACCGCCAATACAACCCAGAATCTATTAAAATTCTAACATGGGGTGGCTTACGCGGTGGCTTAGCACTTGCTATGGCGATGGCTATTCCAGCCCATATTTACTTACCATCACATCCCGATGTCAGTGTTAAAGAAATCATTGTATTAATGACTTACGCCATTGTGATCTTTTCAATATTGATCCAAGGCTCAACGATTACTCCAATGATTATGAAAGCAAAAGCGGTTGATAATAAACCATTCTAA
- a CDS encoding DMT family transporter, whose amino-acid sequence MTTSNESLIPLGARFMLLSALGFALMSSTVKYVSQVGIPVFEIVAARAVVSLIISYLDIKRKGIPVWGNNKPLLVVRGIMGTIGLSCVYYAVTTLPLAEATILQYTNPVFTALLAVIFLKERVQLSTMVCIVLSVMGLFFIVNPTTLTTGASHLPLYSVMIALIGAFVSAISYIIVKKLSNTEDSSVIIFYFPLITLPLSLILIADNFVVPDLPTTICLIFVGIFTQVGQVGLTKAMQTQAAGKATAYSYVQIVLSIILGFIIFKEVPSIWTYIGGLLIISGAVVNLFGHNMMKKIKRTTV is encoded by the coding sequence ATGACCACCAGCAATGAGAGTTTAATTCCATTAGGCGCACGTTTTATGCTCCTTTCTGCCCTAGGTTTTGCCCTAATGTCTTCTACCGTTAAATACGTTAGTCAAGTAGGCATTCCAGTCTTTGAAATCGTTGCTGCGCGTGCCGTTGTATCACTGATTATTAGTTATTTAGATATTAAACGAAAAGGTATACCTGTATGGGGTAATAACAAACCTTTATTGGTTGTTCGTGGGATTATGGGCACAATTGGACTTTCCTGTGTTTACTATGCTGTCACGACTCTACCACTAGCTGAGGCCACTATTTTACAATATACCAACCCCGTATTTACGGCCTTACTTGCTGTAATATTCTTAAAAGAGCGTGTTCAACTTTCAACCATGGTGTGTATTGTTCTAAGTGTCATGGGGTTATTTTTCATTGTAAACCCAACAACACTAACAACAGGCGCTTCTCACCTACCGTTATACAGTGTCATGATCGCGTTAATCGGTGCTTTTGTTAGTGCCATTTCATATATTATTGTAAAAAAACTTAGTAATACTGAAGATAGCTCCGTCATCATTTTTTATTTTCCACTCATTACTTTACCGTTATCTCTTATATTAATTGCTGATAACTTCGTTGTACCAGACTTACCAACAACGATTTGCTTAATTTTTGTGGGTATATTTACCCAAGTAGGTCAAGTGGGATTAACTAAGGCGATGCAAACACAAGCTGCAGGTAAAGCAACAGCATATTCTTATGTTCAAATTGTCCTATCCATCATCCTTGGTTTTATTATCTTCAAAGAAGTCCCTTCTATTTGGACCTACATCGGTGGCCTGCTAATTATTTCTGGTGCTGTTGTGAATTTGTTCGGCCACAACATGATGAAAAAAATAAAACGCACCACGGTATAA
- a CDS encoding DUF4336 domain-containing protein, with translation MIECYKNRLWYLDFAMKTNGIAVGCKMTVIKLDDDRLFIHSPVELDNALKSTIEQLGKIVAVVTPNKSYHHYLSDWWLAYPDAYFFAAPGLQQKRGDLTFDDVLRQYTPALWQGQLLQTLIKGSDNFEEIAFCDPLSKTLILGDLLAWMIDKKHPLSIGYGLLNGCYIHPAMPFYLRLSFTDRVRLRQSIQEILTWPFDRIIFAKGKVIETNGKQLFATAFHWLFHA, from the coding sequence ATGATCGAATGTTATAAAAATAGACTTTGGTATCTAGATTTTGCAATGAAAACCAACGGCATTGCGGTTGGTTGTAAAATGACTGTGATAAAATTAGACGATGATCGTTTGTTTATTCACTCCCCTGTTGAACTCGATAATGCATTGAAATCAACCATAGAGCAACTTGGCAAAATAGTCGCCGTTGTCACTCCCAATAAAAGCTACCATCACTATTTATCAGATTGGTGGCTTGCTTATCCAGACGCCTATTTCTTTGCTGCTCCAGGATTACAGCAAAAACGCGGAGACCTAACGTTTGACGATGTATTGCGCCAGTACACCCCAGCTTTATGGCAAGGACAACTATTACAAACCTTAATTAAGGGTAGTGACAATTTTGAAGAAATTGCCTTTTGTGACCCTTTGTCAAAAACATTAATTTTGGGTGATTTACTTGCATGGATGATTGATAAGAAACACCCACTAAGTATTGGTTACGGACTTCTAAACGGTTGTTATATTCATCCAGCCATGCCTTTCTATTTACGACTCAGCTTTACCGACCGCGTAAGATTACGCCAATCAATTCAAGAAATCTTAACATGGCCTTTTGACCGTATCATTTTTGCAAAAGGAAAAGTTATTGAGACAAATGGTAAACAGTTATTCGCAACCGCTTTCCACTGGCTATTCCACGCCTAG
- a CDS encoding M14 family zinc carboxypeptidase: MLNAKTHSISTLLPELIQLETLIERLSQHKSPVPFHCDILAHIPCNDHFPQHHRNSLPLYAIHLGTPDPSAPLMLFVGGVHGLERIGTQVLLSYLHTIIERMTWDTTLHHLLQRIQIVFIPLVNPVGMAKNYRSNGNHVDLMRNAPLNSQEKTALLIGGHRLSPRIPWFRGNNSQQMELEAEALTQYVMDLTTSRPLTLSLDCHSGFGLKDRIWFPYAHSAKQAFPYIGDVYHLRHTFMTTYPNQNYIFEPQALHYLCHGDLWDHITLQCLRQQQVILPLTLEMGSWRWIKKNPLQIRQALGIFNPMKPQRIQRVLQKHIVLMDFMINAAANYQAWFNHTDNPHYKQQALSRWYKKQQ; this comes from the coding sequence TTGCTAAACGCTAAAACTCACTCTATTTCAACGTTATTACCAGAACTGATACAGCTTGAAACGTTAATCGAAAGATTAAGCCAACACAAATCCCCTGTTCCATTTCACTGTGACATATTAGCCCATATCCCTTGTAATGATCATTTCCCCCAACACCATCGAAATAGCTTGCCACTTTATGCTATTCATCTAGGTACGCCTGACCCTAGTGCGCCATTAATGCTATTTGTAGGCGGTGTTCATGGTTTAGAACGGATTGGCACTCAAGTACTGCTGTCATATCTGCATACGATTATCGAGCGCATGACATGGGATACCACGCTACATCACCTTTTACAGCGGATTCAAATCGTTTTTATTCCTTTAGTAAACCCTGTAGGAATGGCGAAAAATTACCGTTCAAATGGTAATCACGTTGATTTAATGCGAAATGCACCTCTAAACAGTCAAGAAAAAACAGCTTTATTAATTGGTGGACATCGCTTATCTCCTCGTATCCCTTGGTTTAGAGGAAACAACAGTCAACAAATGGAATTAGAAGCTGAAGCACTCACTCAATATGTTATGGACTTAACAACATCTCGACCTTTAACACTTTCGTTAGATTGCCATTCAGGCTTTGGTTTAAAAGACAGAATTTGGTTTCCTTATGCCCATAGTGCAAAACAAGCCTTTCCTTATATTGGTGATGTTTACCACCTCCGTCATACATTTATGACGACTTACCCTAATCAAAATTATATTTTTGAGCCTCAGGCTTTGCATTATCTCTGTCATGGTGATTTATGGGATCACATCACCCTACAATGTTTAAGACAACAACAAGTTATATTACCGCTAACATTAGAAATGGGATCTTGGCGTTGGATAAAGAAAAATCCACTTCAAATTCGACAAGCATTGGGAATTTTCAACCCAATGAAACCTCAACGCATACAACGCGTATTACAAAAACACATTGTACTGATGGATTTCATGATCAATGCGGCAGCCAACTATCAAGCATGGTTCAATCACACAGATAATCCTCATTACAAACAACAAGCATTATCACGCTGGTACAAAAAACAACAATAA
- a CDS encoding alpha/beta fold hydrolase produces the protein MTKKHTIILLRGLFRDQFHWGDFRQTLKSNFPCSNIVCLDIAGNGARNNEKTPSSLEGIAQDLHQHFHALQPDHQADIIAISMGGMIALKWMTLFPNDIRKAILINTSTQSLSPFHQRLRWQRYIDIFQILWLPNLKQEEKIIHLTSNKQWDSVELIALSHRWANWKEQHPISCLNMLNQLNASREFVLPNKLSQPISLLTSEQDKLVNYQCSIDLANYWNLPVYVHPTAGHDIPLDDAQWVCEHAKRLF, from the coding sequence ATGACAAAAAAACACACCATTATATTATTGCGAGGATTATTTCGAGACCAATTTCATTGGGGGGACTTTAGGCAAACCCTAAAATCGAACTTTCCCTGTTCGAATATTGTTTGTCTTGATATTGCGGGCAATGGCGCTCGTAATAACGAAAAAACACCATCGAGCCTTGAAGGTATTGCTCAAGATCTCCACCAACATTTCCATGCTTTACAGCCAGATCATCAAGCCGATATTATTGCAATTTCTATGGGAGGGATGATTGCTTTAAAGTGGATGACATTATTTCCAAATGATATTCGTAAAGCGATATTGATTAATACCAGTACCCAAAGCCTTTCTCCCTTTCATCAACGTTTACGTTGGCAGCGCTATATCGATATTTTCCAAATTTTATGGTTACCAAACTTAAAACAAGAAGAAAAAATCATTCATTTAACATCAAATAAACAATGGGATAGCGTTGAGCTTATTGCTTTATCTCATCGCTGGGCTAACTGGAAAGAACAACATCCCATTTCATGTCTCAATATGTTAAACCAACTTAATGCTAGTCGTGAGTTTGTCTTACCGAATAAGTTATCTCAGCCAATTAGCTTACTTACAAGCGAGCAAGACAAGCTCGTAAATTACCAGTGCAGTATCGATTTAGCTAACTATTGGAATTTGCCGGTGTATGTTCACCCCACCGCAGGTCACGATATACCGCTTGATGACGCACAATGGGTATGCGAACACGCTAAACGTTTATTTTAA
- a CDS encoding LysR family transcriptional regulator: protein MKASLDDIYLFMLTVRHGGISVAAKAHSLQRSKISRRIQQLEKELGCQLLIRTTRQIELTENGRLFYQYINQPLTDVEQAVNLIKNQQQAYSGVLKIAIPAAFISSSVFLEILDRYTEQFPDVTLDVVHRHESIDLKRENVDLQLLPKSVDVFNENYVQQSLLTSSSHLYCSLKYLENHTLPTTMEELYQHPILLSRYNSSLLPDRMNVRLVSEDFSLINRLTKSGRGIAILPVVLFEDKIASGELIPVLPDIFQIDITMTLVYPSRRFIPEKTRAMIELIRELFSK, encoded by the coding sequence ATGAAGGCATCGTTAGACGATATTTATTTGTTTATGTTAACGGTCAGGCATGGTGGTATTAGCGTTGCGGCAAAAGCACATTCGTTACAACGTTCTAAAATTAGTAGAAGAATACAGCAACTTGAAAAAGAACTTGGTTGTCAGTTATTGATTAGAACAACACGACAAATTGAATTAACAGAGAATGGGCGATTGTTTTACCAATATATTAATCAGCCATTAACTGATGTCGAGCAAGCCGTGAATTTAATTAAAAACCAGCAACAGGCATATAGTGGTGTGCTTAAAATAGCGATTCCTGCTGCTTTTATTTCATCTTCGGTTTTTCTTGAAATCTTGGACCGATATACAGAGCAATTTCCAGACGTAACATTAGATGTTGTTCATCGCCACGAAAGTATTGACTTAAAAAGAGAAAATGTCGATCTTCAGCTGTTGCCTAAGAGTGTTGATGTATTTAATGAAAACTATGTTCAGCAATCATTGTTAACTTCTTCGAGTCATCTCTATTGTTCTTTAAAATATTTAGAAAATCACACGTTACCAACAACGATGGAAGAACTTTATCAACATCCGATATTATTGAGTCGATATAATTCATCGCTATTGCCAGATAGGATGAATGTGCGATTAGTCTCAGAGGACTTTAGCTTAATTAATAGGCTAACAAAATCAGGTAGAGGAATCGCTATACTGCCAGTCGTGTTATTTGAAGATAAGATTGCCAGCGGTGAATTAATTCCAGTCCTTCCTGATATATTTCAGATAGATATAACGATGACATTGGTTTATCCGTCCCGCCGTTTTATCCCTGAAAAAACGCGTGCAATGATTGAGTTAATACGAGAGCTATTTTCTAAATAG